The Triticum aestivum cultivar Chinese Spring chromosome 5A, IWGSC CS RefSeq v2.1, whole genome shotgun sequence genomic sequence TATAAGGTGGATGAGTGGCAACGTAGTAATACACACATGTATCACTCATCTTGTAGAGTTGAATGCAGATGTAAATATAGCCATATATAAGAAACAACATATGTGTCCTTGCGAAAGCGATCACTAGGGCGAAAAAAACTTGCCCTTTGCCCCCGGATTCACCTCCCCTTTGCCCCCGCTTTGGTGGACGGTCGCGACGAGTAATCTTGGTGCCTCTACTCCGGCTAGTAGTTCAAGTTGAGAGTTTTTTGGTCTCTGAAGGGGCGTCACTCGGGTAGATGATGGCTCTTCATCTTTGAGCTCCAATCCTCCTCGAGTTCATCGCTCGAGAAGGAGTTGACGAAGCTCCGATATAGATTCTTCCTGTCTCCTTAGGACGAGAGGTTAGGGTTTCTCACCGTGCATGCAGGACGACGAGAGATGATGCCAAACCATTTAGATCGATTCAAGAGTTCAGCAATGATGACTATAGCTTCAGGGCGCTGGTtcttaggggcacgtgcacaaaGACTTCCCGGTTGTCATCGACAAGGTTAGGCCGGCTTCGGTAGGGGAACGACAACAACCACATGCCGGTGGCTTGTTCTGGTGACGATAATGATCGCTTGATAGTTCAGAGACctcgatataatttttattatgttttgggTGTTTTGTTCTTTTAATTTTATAATAGATCCTAGATTTGGGTTGTTTTCAAAGGAAAAAAATGCAGGTATAAATATAGATAATATCTATCAAGAATATGACTCAAAGAAGTCATGTAGGCTTGAGCTATAGTCACTTTAGCAATTGTGCATTTTAATGCCTCCCACGTCCGATCCCCGCCCCaatggtgcgtctagcatcatcgGAGAGTGTGCGAAGGTGTGTCTcgccggatctcacgggatttgaTCGGTGCTGGTCTTTGGTGGATATGTTTGGATCCAGTCTTATTTGTGCTTGCTTGAGTGTTTATAGGTTTGATCCTTTCAATCTACGACTTTATTCATCGATGTTGGTTGTTACCTAGTGCGCTGGTCTCATGGGGCCTTAACACTACGACTCCCTAACAGTCTACTACAACATGATTTGTACGGTTCCGGTGAGGGAGGAGCGACGACGGTGGTGTGCCTTCGACTCGTTCCCGTGCTTGTGACGTCACTAGGTGGTGGACGAATCTATTTGCAATTTTTGTTACCTTTGACGTTCTTTGTATTGTCATGGTTGATTATAAATACCTCGGAAGTTTCTCCCGCAAAGTCTGTTGTTGGAGTATTTTGGTGTTCAAATGCTAACTAAACAACCCTTTAATAGGCATGGCATCCACGTACAAATTAAAGAATAAAGAAATAAGATACCTTAAAAATATGTAAAGAAAAACACTATGTAATCAAGTCAACATCCATGACTATGCAAAACTAGTGATCATCTTCTCCAACCCCTCACCCAAAAACCAGTATATATAACCACCCGAAAATCCAAGACTCTACCACAGCAGTACACACATTTCATCTCTCTCCCAAAGTCCCAGGCTCATAATTAGGCACCCAGAATCTAGACAAAAATGTCACCCCTCTCGAAGCCAAGATCAGCCACAAGAGCTCTCCAACACATCATCCTTCTCTCCCTCCTGCTCCCATGTCTCCCCCaacctctcccctccccttccccctccccgacgccggcgcagCCGTCCCTGCCGCTCTCGCCGTTCAACGAGCGCCTCGACGCGGCGTACATCGCCTTCCAGGCGTGGAAGCACGTCATCACCGAGGACCCCAAGAACCTGACCGCTGACTGGTGCGGCCCCTTCGTGTGCAACTACACCGGCGTGTTCTGCGCCGCCGCGCCGGACGACCCGTGCATCCTCACCGTCGCAGGCGTCGACCTCAACCACGGCCGTATCGCCGGCGTCCTCACCGACCACCTCGGCCTCCTCGCCGACCTCGCGGTTCTCCACCTCAACTCCAACCGGTTCCACGGCACGCTGCCGACGTCCATGCAGCATATGCGCCTCCTCTTCGAGCTGGACGTCAGCAACAACCTCCTCTCCGGCCCCTTCCCGTCCTTCCTCACCTCTCTGCCGTCGCTCAAGTACCTGGACCTCCGGTTCAACGACTTCGACGGCGAGCTCCCGGACGCGGTGTTCGGCCGGCAGCTCAGCCTGGACGCGCTGTTCGCCAACGACAACCGCTTCAACGTGTCGCTGGCGTCGGGGAGCCTGACCAACTCCACGGCGTCGGTCATCGTGCTCGCCAACACCAAGCTGGCCGGCTGCCTTCCTCCGAGCATCGGCGACATGGCCGACACGCTGGTCGAGCTCATCCTGCTCAACACCAGCATCAGCTCCTGCATCCCGCCGGAGATCGGCAAGCTGAAGAAGCTCAAGGTGCTGGACCTCAGCCACAACGAGTTCGCGGGGGAGCTGCCGGAGAGCATCGGCGACATGGAGAGCCTGGAGGTGATCAACGTGGGGTACAACATGCTGTCCGGCGCGGTGCCGGAGACCATCTGCTTGCTGCCGAACCTGAAGAACCTGACGGTCGTGGGCAACTACTTCTGCGAGGAGCCGGTGTCCTGCCTCCACGTCCCCCGGCGCGACGACCGAATGAACTGCATCCCCGACTGGCCGCACCAGCGGTCGCACGAGCAATGCATCGCCTTCGAGCACCGCCCGCCGGTGCACTGCGGCGCCGACGGCTGCATTCTGCCGCCGCCGTGAGAGGCTTTCCGCGTGCATGGACGCACCCTACGTACCGACGTACGCATGACAACGCCGCGTACGGCAATTCTAAGCTGCATTTGTGGGGTTTAGGAGCAGTGATCATCAAGAATCATCGAATTAATTCGTGGTCGCTAATGCACAGGTTAGTTTCGATTATTAATTTGTGTCGTCGGTGCGCGCGTGCGTGGGTTTGGTGGGTGCAAGGTAAGGTGAGGAGGAATATTGAACTGCAAGTGTGGTGTCCCTTTTAGCCTTTTGTTGCTGCACATAAGTGCCACAGCTGATGTAGCTCTCAAAACAAAAGTGTGACATGTAAACTATGGCTAAAATAAGGATTTGAGCAATAAAGTCACTTTACGACT encodes the following:
- the LOC123107782 gene encoding leucine-rich repeat extensin-like protein 6 codes for the protein MSPLSKPRSATRALQHIILLSLLLPCLPQPLPSPSPSPTPAQPSLPLSPFNERLDAAYIAFQAWKHVITEDPKNLTADWCGPFVCNYTGVFCAAAPDDPCILTVAGVDLNHGRIAGVLTDHLGLLADLAVLHLNSNRFHGTLPTSMQHMRLLFELDVSNNLLSGPFPSFLTSLPSLKYLDLRFNDFDGELPDAVFGRQLSLDALFANDNRFNVSLASGSLTNSTASVIVLANTKLAGCLPPSIGDMADTLVELILLNTSISSCIPPEIGKLKKLKVLDLSHNEFAGELPESIGDMESLEVINVGYNMLSGAVPETICLLPNLKNLTVVGNYFCEEPVSCLHVPRRDDRMNCIPDWPHQRSHEQCIAFEHRPPVHCGADGCILPPP